ACCAATTGTGGTTCCGAGACAAAAGAAATATAATGAACATGTAAATGATCATCAGGTGGAGTTTGTAGAGCAAGTTGCAAAGAGAATGGAAAACATTTTGGTTGTGGAAGAGATTGCAGATATGAAGAGAAAAATTCTTGAGTATGACAAATTAGTAAACAGAATGAAAAAGAGACAGAATAGTAATAATGAAAGGTTTAATGCTAACTTTGCTCAAATTGTATCAGAGATTATAAAAGGTGACTAGAAATGATTTTAAACATTAAGAAATTAGTTAATATATTTTTAATGACTCAATTGATATTTTGCTTATTTAATGAGTTATTATATTCGTTAAATGAAAATATGAGCGTGCTTTTTTATATTCCAGATATTTTATGTGTTATTAACATTTTCTTGGTTTTTATTATGAATAGGGATAAGATTCGATTAAGAATTTCTATAGAAATGTATTATGGACTGATAGCTATACTATTTATAATTTATTCTATTCTTAGTTTTTCTTGGTCATCTTATAATTATTATGATGCTTTTTTAAGATTACGATATATTTTAGGAGGGTTTTTGACATTCTTTATTTGTGAAAAGTACTTAAGCGATTGGTTTTACGTACAAATAATTAATTTGATGAGTACTGTACAAATAATTAATTTGTTTTTAGTATCATATCAACTGATTATCTTGAAGTTACATCCGGATTTTTGTAATGGCATATTTGGATTTACACAGTATAATAATGCTATGCAAGGGATTTTTTGTTTGGCTATTTCTTTACTGGCAGTAATATATTTTGTAGATGGAAGATGGAAATGGAAGCGTTCAGTTTTGCAGATTGCTCTTTCGTGTATTATATGTGCCTTAGCTGAGATAAAGATTTTTTTTGTTATGTTTGTTATAGGAGTTTTTTTAATATTTTTATTAAGAAAAAAAAATAGAAGGCAGAAAATTCGAGTTACGATTATTATATTAGGAATAGTTGGATTACTTATTGTAGCATATCAAGTGTTAAAAATTGTTATGCCTGAAAATTTAAGGGTGTTTCAAAGTTTAGAAGGTGCATTGTTTTATGAAGATAGAACAACATATGCAGGAAGAACAAATACAATACCTTTTGTATATCATAATGTTTTCGAAAACGATTGGATGTTTGCTCTGTTTGGAACTGGGATTGGAACTAATGCAGGTCAATATATTTATGAGTTAGGGAAAAGCTTTGCAGACTTAGGATTTATAGGCTTGGGATTATTAATGGCGTTTTTGGGATGTGTTTTTTTGTCTGGAATATATCAAAAAAAAGAATATATTGAGACTGAGCAGTTTTCAACAGCTATATTTTCTATTATGATTGTGATAGGTGTAATAGTTTGGAATTGTTTGTTTACAAGATGTACATATCTTGTGTTTTTCTTTTTATCAATAAGAAATGTAAAAGGATTTAGGGACAATGAATATAGAAAAGATGAGTAGTGAATATAAAGTAAGTGTTATAATACCAGTATATAATGCAGAAAAAACAATAAAAAAAGCTATAGATAGTGTTCTAGCACAATCTATGAATAACATACAAATAGTTGTTATAAATGATGGCTCTACAGATAGTACACTTAATATTTTACAATCATATGCGGATTTGAAAAATTTAAAGTTAATTAATCAAAAAAATGCAGGAGTTTCTACTGCGAGAAATAATGGGATTAAAAATGCGGATGGTGAATTTTTGTTTTTTTTAGATTCAGATGATTGGCTAGATCCATATCTGCTAGAAATGATGATTAATTATGCAGAAAAAAATAATTTAGATTTAGTGGCGTGTAGTCATATTGAAAGAAATGCTACACTTTATGGTGGTAATCAAAATTTAGCAACGAAATTCGTTGCTAGAACATTAGAAGAAATTGGTTCAAAAGTTTTTGATATTTTTCCTAAGAGCGCATGTGCGAAAATTTTTAGAAAAGAGATTATACAAAAAAATGATATTTTTTTCCCAGAAAAAATGCAATTGGGGGAGGATTTATATTTCACTTATTTATTTTTATTAAAAACAAATACTATTGGAAAAGTAGAAAATGTTTATTATCATATTGAAAATGTTAATCCAGATTCTTTGTCTAAGCGTTATGTGGAAAACATAGAACAGGATTTAGATAAACAATTTGTATTATGGGAAAAGTTGTTTTGTAAATATCCAAATGCAAGAAAAGAATATTACAAAAATCATATGTATTTGCCGTTTACCATAATGTCTATGTATGCTAATAATTTGCATAAAAAGGGATGTAAGTTAGATTTT
The DNA window shown above is from Blautia hansenii DSM 20583 and carries:
- a CDS encoding glycosyltransferase family 2 protein produces the protein MSSEYKVSVIIPVYNAEKTIKKAIDSVLAQSMNNIQIVVINDGSTDSTLNILQSYADLKNLKLINQKNAGVSTARNNGIKNADGEFLFFLDSDDWLDPYLLEMMINYAEKNNLDLVACSHIERNATLYGGNQNLATKFVARTLEEIGSKVFDIFPKSACAKIFRKEIIQKNDIFFPEKMQLGEDLYFTYLFLLKTNTIGKVENVYYHIENVNPDSLSKRYVENIEQDLDKQFVLWEKLFCKYPNARKEYYKNHMYLPFTIMSMYANNLHKKGCKLDFIQKCKILNRYMEQHKEWFNKTEQKLYGPKNMLEKCLYIIFNTHNTVVINLFFQFKEYIKRKKQKYK